The Macrobrachium rosenbergii isolate ZJJX-2024 chromosome 8, ASM4041242v1, whole genome shotgun sequence genome includes a region encoding these proteins:
- the LOC136840988 gene encoding uncharacterized protein, which yields MGLQVSSDDVEELVAEHNTELTTEELQELHKEQQKILAEEVSGEEESKEVPTTGTKEIKEMLMHWEKFQEFFKKHHHDKAVVNWGIDYVDDNLVNVYRKHLKKRQQQTDPVQVFLKKKTSPVPVPKNRGKRNLLKSSNQTVWKKIPLPTSDALSIPPLHIHLHRSRFSSMPRYGPYCRD from the coding sequence ATGGGCTTGCAGGTGAGTTCTGATGATGTAGAGGAGCTGGTGGCAGAACACAACACGGAGCTGACAACAGAGGAACTCCAGGAACTTCACAAGGAGCAGCAGAAGATTTTGGCTGAGGAGGTGTCTGGAGAGGAGGAGAGCAAGGAGGTGCCTACTACAGGCACTAAAGAAATCAAGGAGATGCTGATGCACTGGGAGAAATTCCAGGAATTCTTCAAGAAGCATCACCATGACAAGGCTGTAGTGAACTGGGGTATTGACTATGTTGACGACAACTTAGTCAATGTGTACAGGAAACACCTGAAAAAACGTCAACAGCAGACTGACCCTGTACAGGTTTTTCTAAAGAAGAAAACCAGCCCGGTCCCAGTGccaaaaaacagaggaaagaggaATCTCCTGAAGAGCAGCAATCAGACTGTATGGAAGAAGATTCCCCTTCCAACCAGTGATGCTCTCTCCATACCTCCTCTCCACATCCATCTCCACAGATCCAGATTCTCATCAATGCCAAGGTATGGGCCCTACTGTcgtgattaa